A genomic region of Haliotis asinina isolate JCU_RB_2024 chromosome 1, JCU_Hal_asi_v2, whole genome shotgun sequence contains the following coding sequences:
- the LOC137265363 gene encoding cell adhesion molecule 4-like, whose protein sequence is MTMNPDNISFIYCVWLNGSVSERLLVVQPKSHRVVVLNSSHTDYRTRIRYTEEGAPSQTGQLRFTIYNVTVQDAGTYYCQGTKGENVPGCRQVLVVAQKPSTPNITGPASPVSGENVTLTCSSSSRSLPPDHPPLTMTYIWRRDGASPTGGDEMTIPHVNRENQGDTYSCQVVEEGLKSDWSHEHVLDVPYGPDQILFEGTRDKLEVEEGKPLTVRCFADCNPACTVTWWDTSTQMVITGHVEAVLSMPAVDVSVSGQYTCHVNNSHGSASRNLTLEVLSRELTESGVVSIVPVTAACSVLIMVIAFVIVAVVFRRNRTKKGGKVYR, encoded by the exons ATGACCATGAACCCAGACAATATCAGCTttatatattgtgtatggctGAACGGTTCGGTATCTGAGAGACTGTTAGTGGTCCAGCCCAAGTCACACCGTGTAGTGGTACTCAACAGTAGTCACACCGACTACAGGACCAGGATCAGATACACCGAGGAGGGCGCACCATCACAGACCGGACAGCTGAGGTTTACCATCTACAATGTTACTGTACAGGACGCTGGTACTTACTACTGTCAGGGAACCAAAGGAGAGAATGTTCCTGGATGTAGACAGGTCCTCGTTGTAGCAC AAAAGCCATCCACACCTAATATCACCGGACCTGCCTCACCTGTATCAGGTGAGAATGTCACCCTCAcatgctcctcctcctcccggAGTCTACCCCCGGACCACCCCCCACTGACCATGACCTACATCTGGAGGAGGGACGGGGCGTCTCCTACAGGTGGAGATGAGATGACAATACCCCACGTCAACAGAGAGAACCAGGGAGACACCTACAGCTGCCAGGTTGTGGAGGAGGGGCTGAAGTCTGACTGGAGTCACGAACATGTACTGGATGTCCCAT ATGGACCTGACCAGATACTGTTTGAAGGCACAAGGGACAAGCTGGAGGTAGAAGAGGGGAAACCTCTAACAGTGAGATGTTTTGCTGACTGTAACCCTGCCTGTACTGTAACCTGGTGGGACACATCCACACAGATGGTGATTACAGGACACGTGGAGGCTGTGTTGTCTATGCCAGCTGtagatgtgtctgtgtctggacAGTACACGTGTCACGTCAACAACAGCCATGGGAGTGCATCACGGAACCTGACACTGGAGGTCCTCT CACGTGAGTTAACTGAATCTGGTGTTGTTTCCATCGTACCTGTGACTGCCGCCTGTTCTGTCCTCATTATGGTCATCGCTTTCGTCATCGTCGCCGTCGTTTTCCGAAGAAACAGGACCAAGAAAG GAGGTAAAGTGTACAGGTGA
- the LOC137265459 gene encoding uncharacterized protein, whose product MADNEAQFQQDPSDLYAKVNKKRRRRREVSDVYATVQEAQCKHFMNRAYAGAGPSSENAVLIDYAGSVAAEYNNCGETNDDGLTYADLALELPTLIDGKPIIHRREEPVVYEQIDFALTPGPQLPDKIWEVEKQEEEERRQCLWESK is encoded by the exons ATGGCTGACAACGAAGCACAATTTCAACAAGATCCAAGTG ACCTGTATGCCAAGGTGAACAAAAAGAGAAGGCGCAGGAGAGAAG TGTCTGATGTTTATGCCACGGTACAAGAGGCTCAATGCAAACACTTCATGAACAGGGCTTATGCCGGCGCAGGGCCATCG TCGGAAAATGCAGTTCTAATCGACTATGCAGGATCGGTTGCTGCCGAATACAACAACTGTGGCGAAACG AATGATGACGGTCTGACCTACGCCGACCTTGCCCTTGAATTGCCTACACTGATCGACGGCAAACCAATCATACACAGAAGGGAGGAGCCTGTGGTATATGAACAGATTGACTTCGCCCTCACCCCCGGGCCACAGCTTCCGGACAAGATATGGGAAGTGGAAaagcaggaggaggaggagagacGACAGTGCCTCTGggaatcaaaatga